The Magnolia sinica isolate HGM2019 chromosome 10, MsV1, whole genome shotgun sequence genome includes a window with the following:
- the LOC131257917 gene encoding protein phosphatase 1 regulatory inhibitor subunit PPP1R8 homolog, whose protein sequence is MYRGGLDRFKKAQSLEPFSVTVNSASKAAAQPLVPSLQPQNPQALPQQQNHSFSKPAGLEPAPAVVPITQLGGGQSTWQPPDWAIEPRPGVYYLEVLKDGEVIGQINLDKRRHIFGRQFPVCDFVLDHQSVSRQHAAVVPHKNGSVFVIDLGSAHGTFVANERLTKENPVELEVGQSLRFAASTRSYILRKNTAALFPTPPRPTEINLPSPPDPSDEEAVLAYNTILNRFGLSKSDILSKSGKDSGSSSSETDGSQQPERPTKRLKKTRVAFRDQVGGELVEVVGISDGADVETEPGPVGVKEGSLVGKYESLVQTTVIPKGKEATIPPKEDSISPKGVTDKLQQVLNKVKGTPKGSIYDDLYGDAVPVKVGSSWAYASGEPGEDQAGLTKGTEGKSLDASGEKLDTGLGYDNDDLFG, encoded by the exons ATGTATAGAGGTGGTCTTGATAGATTTAAGAAAGCCCAGTCCTTGGAGCCGTTTTCGGTGACAGTTAATTCTGCTTCGAAAGCAGCTGCCCAGCCTCTGGTCCCGTCACTTCAGCCCCAGAACCCGCAGGCACTACCACAGCAGCAAAACCATAGTTTTTCAAAACCTGCAGGTCTAGAACCAGCCCCAGCGGTAGTGCCAATTACACAGCTTGGAGGGGGACAATCTACTTGGCAGCCTCCCGATTGGGCGATTGAGCCCCGTCCGGGTGTTTACTATCTTGAGGTCTTAAAAGATGGTGAAGTCATCGGCCAGATCAATCTCGATAAACGGCGGCATATTTTTGGGAGGCAGTTTCCAGTGTGTGATTTCGTGCTTGATCATCAGTCAGTTTCACGCCAGCATGCTGCTGTTGTTCCCCACAAGAATGGAAG CGTATTTGTAATAGATTTGGGGTCAGCACATGGTACGTTTGTTGCAAATGAGCGGCTGACGAAAGAAAACCCGGTTGAGCTTGAAGTCGGACAGTCGCTGAGATTTGCTGCATCGACCAGAAGTTACATTCTAAGAAAGAACACAGCTGCTCTTTTCCCCACCCCTCCACGCCCCACCGAAATTAATCTACCTTCCCCTCCAGACCCTTCCGATGAAGAAGCCGTTCTAGCATATAACACAATTCTCAACCGTTTTGGTCTGAGCAAATCTGACATATTGTCCAAATCTGGAAAAGATTCTGGAAGTTCATCGAGCGAAACGGACGGCAGCCAGCAGCCGGAGAGGCCCACTAAGAGACTGAAGAAAACAAGGGTGGCTTTCAGAGACCAGGTGGGCGGTGAGTTGGTTGAGGTAGTTGGAATTTCAGACGGTGCTGACGTTGAAACTGAACCCGGTCCGGTTGGTGTAAAAGAAGGCAGTCTTGTTGGGAAATATGAATCCCTTGTACAAACCACAGTAATACCCAAAGGGAAAGAAGCAACAATCCCTCCTAAGGAAGACAGTATTTCCCCGAAAGGGGTGACAGATAAACTACAACAAGTTTTGAACAAGGTCAAAGGCACTCCAAAGGGCAGTATTTATGATGACCTATATGGAGATGCCGTTCCCGTCAAAGTCGGGTCTTCTTGGGCCTATGCATCGGGTGAGCCTGGGGAAGATCAAGCTGGTTTAACAAAAGGTACTGAAGGGAAGTCCCTTGACGCCTCTGGAGAGAAACTTGATACTGGTTTGGGATATGACAATGATGATTTGTTTGGATGA
- the LOC131217311 gene encoding uncharacterized protein LOC131217311 yields the protein MKARMKRRFLPLDYETTSFQEFLTLRRDNLTMEYTQRYYDLVIRCHLTETGRQQVAHYCNGLQFEIQRELVTIWLNSVDEAYQMARKVQDQKLMIKCGNLQGGGYASTRSTTSGSTSRPQPFMPCTNLPRDYKIGQNAAQSASNPLPQNGDTKGKSVAVTQGRSTNDYFKCGGRGHYGTECPSCNLQFCETKDFITNQVEDEHANDPEDDEQELEEGLDGLNENKLSLVVRRILTAPKEEAQENWLRTNIFHTRVSCGEKAVKVIIDRGSSMNVVSQSMVDKLKLKPQTHPKPYKIASMNDTFIPVTKRCLVNFSLGRYEESLWCDIIPMKVTHILLGRPWIYDKDVTHKGRKNTYSFIYKGKPITLNPMKDDKLEEAKSASTLLSMARFMEESRERGIMYALVRCKINPIDNVFAQQPDILDILSQFQDLVPDELPSELPPMRDIQHVIDLVPGAPLPNLRA from the coding sequence ATGAAAGCAAGAATGAAGCGAAGGTTCCTGCCGCTAGATTACGAGACGACCTCTTTTCAAGAGTTCCTCACGCTTCGACGAGACAATCTGACCATGGAGTACACGCAGCGTTATTATGACTTAGTCATTCGATGCCACTTAACAGAAACGGGAAGACAACAAGTGGCACATTATTGCAATGGGCTACAGTTCGAGATTCAAAGAGAGTTGGTAACTATTTGGCTCAACAGCGTAGACGAGGCGTATCAAATGGCTCGAAAAGTGCAAGACCAGAAGTTGATGATAAAGTGTGGTAACCTTCAAGGTGGGGGTTATGCATCCACTCGTTCCACTACTAGTGGCTCCACTTCGCGCCCACAACCATTCATGCCCTGCACTAACTTACCTCGGGATTACAAAATCGGTCAGAACGCTGCCCAATCTGCTTCCAATCCTCTTCCCCAAAACGGTGATACCAAGGGAAAGTCTGTTGCAGTAACGCAAGGGAGGTCGACCAACGATTACTTTAAGTGTGGTGGTCGTGGACATTACGGGACTGAGTGTCCCTCTTGCAATCTCCAATTTTGTGAGACAAAAGACTTCATTACAAACCAAGTGGAAGATGAACACGCAAATGATCCAGAAGATGATGAGCAGGAACTTGAGGAAGGCCTCGATGGCCTAAATGAAAACAAGTTATCATTGGTGGTTAGAAGAATTCTGACAGCACCAAAGGAGGAGGCTCAAGAAAACTGGCTGCGAACGAATATTTTCCATACACGAGTATCATGTGGTGAAAAGGCTGTCAAGGTCATTATTGACAGAGGCAGCAGCATGAACGTGGTATCACAAAGCATGGTGGACAAGTTAAAACTGAAACCTCAAACGCATCCCAAGCCATACAAGATTGCGTCGATGAAtgacacgttcatccctgtgactAAGAGGTGCTTAGTCAACTTCTCTCTGGGTCGTTATGAAGAATCGCTTTGGTGCGACATCATTCCAATGAAGGTCACACATATATTACTGGGGCGCCCATGGATATATGACAAGGATGTGACTCACAAGGGTCGCAAGAACACATACAGCTTTATATACAAAGGAAAGCCCATTACTCTTAACCCTATGAAAGATGACAAACTTGAAGAGGCAAAGTCGGCTTCCACATTGTTGAGCATGGCCCGATTCATGGAGGAGAGTCGTGAACGTGGAATCATGTATGCTCTGGTAAGATGCAAGATCAATCCAATTGATAATGTTTTTGCTCAACAACCCGATATTCTGGACATTCTATCTCAATTTCAGGATTTGGTCCCTGATGAACTACCTAGTGAGCTTCCACCCATGCGCGACATTCAACATGTTATTGATCTGGTACCTGGAGCGCCATTACCGAATCTTCGAGCATAA